A genomic region of Sulfobacillus acidophilus DSM 10332 contains the following coding sequences:
- a CDS encoding Rhodanese-like protein (PFAM: Rhodanese-like domain~InterPro IPR001763~KEGG: atm:ANT_29420 hypothetical protein~PFAM: Rhodanese-like~SMART: Rhodanese-like~SPTR: Putative uncharacterized protein) — protein MKRLGVGGALFLLVGGVAAVLWWLTRSPGYGLPPNPYGLTASQEARVIRYFADAAHHQNYQISVTTLHQWLVDKRPVLMIDVRQPYGQMGYQSGHIPGAVNIPLQWMGEELEATRRYTRTLPFVTDAGTTRMDRITFFPLPRREPIVVMCYDGNGGEMTPVLLRLLGYSAYGLKDGVALWNPALNVWPARGTTGAGGDLPLATGASPVALKPAATGPDILGPALASRVSPFFTRLNHPYPAGYAFPWTILPGALYAALAAPHPPQVIDLRSPKAFQAGHIAGSVNIPFALLGGNLNRLNPHEPVVLVSQSLQSAAQANAVLRLLGYRSYVLKQGLASWNHQENHIPPPHHYPIVEGP, from the coding sequence ATGAAACGGCTGGGTGTCGGAGGTGCGCTTTTTCTTCTGGTCGGCGGGGTAGCCGCCGTGCTGTGGTGGCTGACACGATCGCCCGGGTATGGGTTGCCCCCGAATCCGTATGGATTGACGGCATCACAGGAGGCCCGGGTGATCCGTTATTTTGCCGACGCGGCCCATCACCAAAACTATCAAATCTCCGTGACGACATTACATCAATGGCTGGTGGACAAGCGTCCGGTGCTGATGATTGACGTGCGTCAACCGTATGGACAAATGGGCTATCAAAGCGGGCACATCCCCGGGGCGGTGAATATTCCTTTGCAGTGGATGGGGGAAGAACTGGAGGCCACCCGACGATATACCCGAACGTTGCCGTTTGTGACCGATGCCGGCACGACACGCATGGACCGGATCACTTTCTTTCCCTTGCCGCGTCGGGAACCCATCGTGGTGATGTGCTACGACGGAAACGGGGGCGAGATGACGCCGGTTCTTTTGCGATTATTGGGCTATTCGGCTTATGGTTTGAAAGACGGGGTAGCCTTATGGAATCCCGCCTTAAATGTTTGGCCCGCACGGGGAACTACCGGGGCAGGGGGGGATCTGCCGCTGGCAACGGGGGCATCCCCGGTGGCTTTAAAACCGGCGGCGACCGGGCCGGACATCCTGGGACCAGCCCTGGCATCCCGGGTCTCCCCGTTTTTTACCCGGTTAAACCACCCCTATCCGGCCGGCTACGCGTTTCCCTGGACTATCTTGCCCGGTGCCTTATATGCGGCTCTAGCGGCTCCCCATCCTCCGCAAGTGATTGATTTACGCTCACCCAAAGCCTTTCAAGCGGGGCATATCGCCGGCAGCGTGAATATCCCGTTTGCTCTGTTGGGGGGAAACCTTAATCGTTTAAATCCCCACGAACCGGTGGTATTGGTCTCGCAATCTTTACAGTCGGCCGCTCAAGCCAATGCCGTCTTGCGGCTTTTAGGCTATCGGTCCTATGTCTTAAAACAAGGCTTGGCCAGTTGGAATCATCAAGAAAACCACATACCGCCTCCCCACCATTACCCGATTGTCGAGGGACCCTGA
- a CDS encoding acetyl-CoA acetyltransferase (PFAM: Thiolase, C-terminal domain; Thiolase, N-terminal domain~TIGRFAM: acetyl-CoA acetyltransferases~COGs: COG0183 Acetyl-CoA acetyltransferase~InterPro IPR002155~KEGG: sth:STH725 acetyl-CoA acetyltransferase~PRIAM: Acetyl-CoA C-acetyltransferase~SPTR: Acetyl-CoA acetyltransferase;~TIGRFAM: Thiolase): MLMSRDTEIYVLGGARTPFGSYGGHLRQVNAVELARVAATAAIERSGIPASAIDLSVVGGVLPSTPDAAYLARHVALAAQAPIEAPALTVNRLCGSGLQAVISGAQSLALGDGQVALVGGTENMSQAPYVLFGSRWGIKDGPPTLDDTLQEALTDSACGLGMGMTAENLAEQYHISREAQDAFAALSHQRAHAAEAAGIFAEEIVPVPVTQRGVTELWDRDEHIRPDTTVESLSRLKPVFKKPDGTVTAGNASGINDGAAMLVIATGDFVRAHGLKPWARIVSYGVAGVDPRIMGIGPVPASRQALERAGLGWEDIGRIEINEAFAAQYLAVEQELNLDREITNVHGGAIALGHPVGASGARLLLTLALEMKRARVHYGLASLCIGGGQGISMVIETV; the protein is encoded by the coding sequence ATGTTGATGTCACGGGATACGGAAATCTATGTGCTGGGCGGTGCCCGTACGCCTTTCGGCAGTTATGGCGGGCATCTACGGCAGGTTAATGCCGTCGAGCTGGCGCGCGTCGCGGCGACGGCGGCGATTGAGCGGAGCGGCATTCCCGCTTCGGCGATTGATCTCAGCGTGGTAGGCGGGGTGTTACCGTCGACCCCCGATGCCGCCTACTTAGCCCGTCATGTGGCGCTGGCGGCTCAAGCACCGATTGAGGCCCCGGCCTTAACCGTCAACCGGCTATGCGGTTCCGGATTACAAGCGGTGATTTCGGGAGCACAATCTCTTGCGCTGGGTGATGGACAGGTGGCGCTCGTCGGCGGCACCGAGAATATGAGTCAGGCGCCCTATGTCCTGTTCGGGAGTCGTTGGGGGATCAAAGATGGTCCGCCCACATTGGATGACACGTTACAAGAGGCTTTAACCGACTCGGCTTGCGGACTCGGGATGGGGATGACGGCGGAAAATCTGGCGGAGCAATATCACATTTCCCGCGAGGCGCAAGATGCGTTTGCCGCCTTAAGCCATCAACGGGCGCACGCGGCCGAGGCGGCCGGCATTTTTGCCGAGGAGATCGTCCCCGTACCGGTGACCCAACGCGGTGTGACCGAGCTTTGGGACCGAGACGAACATATCCGTCCGGATACGACGGTAGAGAGCTTGAGCCGATTAAAGCCGGTGTTTAAAAAGCCGGACGGGACCGTCACGGCGGGTAACGCGTCCGGGATTAACGACGGAGCGGCCATGTTGGTGATTGCCACCGGGGACTTTGTCCGTGCCCACGGGTTAAAACCTTGGGCCCGGATTGTGAGTTACGGGGTGGCGGGGGTGGATCCGCGGATAATGGGCATCGGTCCCGTGCCGGCCTCCCGTCAAGCGCTCGAGCGGGCCGGACTCGGATGGGAGGACATCGGGCGTATCGAAATCAATGAAGCGTTTGCCGCGCAATATTTGGCCGTGGAACAAGAGCTGAACTTGGATCGCGAAATTACCAACGTCCATGGCGGCGCCATCGCCTTAGGGCATCCGGTGGGGGCATCAGGGGCGCGCTTGTTGCTGACGTTGGCGCTGGAAATGAAGCGGGCCCGCGTCCATTATGGATTGGCTTCGCTGTGCATTGGTGGCGGGCAAGGAATTTCTATGGTGATTGAGACGGTATAA
- a CDS encoding glycosyl transferase group 1 (PFAM: Glycosyl transferases group 1~COGs: COG0438 Glycosyltransferase~InterPro IPR001296~KEGG: cno:NT01CX_1793 glycosyl transferase, group 1 family protein, putative~PFAM: Glycosyl transferase, group 1~SPTR: Glycosyl transferase, group 1), whose translation MRIAVLADAASVHTQRWVQGLVDRGFLVSVWSEREWPGDAPVAVYRLKSGSWTRMRWADSVGRLRDSVGAFRPDIVHAHYVSRYGLWAAWLGRRWPRVFSVWGADVEVFPQAHGGLNRYLLRAILAQPDRITASSRYLAEVTRQYTSKPVTVVPFGIDRTRFRPKPPNRGPLRWVINKALEPVYGIDVALEAWARVPRDRIWEGQILGTGTEKARLERLAVSLGVADRIHWRGPVAPADLPEVLAWADLGIYPSRRESFGVAPLEMQALGRAVMAHRVGGLPEVIRSDVTGYLIEPGDLEDWVRHLTAAADDPEAVRRLGQNGPDWVAERYDFQHNVDQMVAVYEAVLKRGDRV comes from the coding sequence ATGCGGATTGCGGTATTGGCCGACGCGGCCAGTGTCCATACGCAACGCTGGGTCCAGGGGTTGGTTGACCGGGGGTTCCTGGTTTCGGTATGGAGCGAGCGCGAGTGGCCGGGTGATGCACCGGTGGCCGTTTACCGGCTAAAAAGCGGGTCATGGACGCGCATGCGCTGGGCCGATTCGGTAGGGCGGCTACGCGATAGCGTGGGGGCGTTTCGACCGGATATTGTTCACGCCCATTATGTGTCACGCTACGGTCTTTGGGCGGCTTGGTTGGGCCGCCGCTGGCCGCGGGTTTTTTCTGTCTGGGGGGCCGACGTCGAAGTATTTCCGCAAGCCCACGGAGGGCTTAATCGCTATCTCTTGCGTGCCATTTTGGCGCAGCCGGATCGGATTACCGCGTCCAGCCGCTATTTGGCGGAGGTGACCCGGCAGTATACGTCCAAGCCGGTTACGGTGGTGCCCTTCGGGATCGATCGGACGCGCTTTCGGCCGAAACCCCCGAACCGGGGGCCGCTTCGCTGGGTGATTAATAAGGCGCTGGAACCGGTGTATGGCATTGACGTGGCCCTTGAAGCGTGGGCCCGGGTGCCGCGGGATCGGATTTGGGAAGGTCAGATATTGGGCACCGGCACCGAAAAGGCTCGCTTGGAACGGTTAGCCGTAAGTCTCGGCGTGGCGGACCGCATTCATTGGCGGGGTCCGGTGGCGCCGGCGGATCTTCCGGAAGTCCTGGCGTGGGCGGATCTCGGCATTTACCCGTCTCGGCGGGAATCCTTCGGGGTGGCGCCTTTGGAGATGCAAGCGCTGGGGCGGGCGGTGATGGCCCACCGGGTGGGTGGCTTGCCGGAAGTCATTCGCTCGGACGTCACCGGGTACTTAATTGAACCGGGCGACCTCGAGGATTGGGTGCGACATTTGACGGCGGCCGCGGATGATCCGGAGGCGGTACGACGATTAGGGCAAAATGGCCCCGATTGGGTCGCGGAACGCTATGATTTTCAGCATAATGTGGATCAAATGGTCGCGGTTTACGAGGCGGTGTTAAAAAGGGGGGATCGGGTGTGA
- a CDS encoding guanylate kinase (PFAM: Guanylate kinase~TIGRFAM: guanylate kinase~COGs: COG0194 Guanylate kinase~InterPro IPR008145:IPR008144~KEGG: tte:TTE1511 guanylate kinase~PFAM: Guanylate kinase~PRIAM: Guanylate kinase~SMART: Guanylate kinase/L-type calcium channel region~SPTR: Guanylate kinase), with translation MEPILFIFSGPSGAGKGSVMRALLERDAQLKKVVTYTTRQPRPGEVDGFDYRFVSVTEFQRLIQTGAVFEYEQVYHDHFYGSPRELFVPDHDGIIELDYKGRLKYESRHRRVVSIFLLPPSLEELRRRILSRSEVSNLDARLANAVEQLRHARSYDYIVKNDDLDTCIERVEYIIRTERIRRLGQHELDKMLADLREGG, from the coding sequence TTGGAACCGATTTTGTTTATTTTTTCGGGGCCGTCCGGTGCCGGCAAAGGCTCGGTGATGCGAGCGTTACTGGAGCGGGACGCCCAACTTAAAAAAGTGGTCACCTATACGACCCGTCAGCCGCGCCCGGGCGAGGTCGACGGATTCGATTACCGGTTTGTCTCGGTAACGGAATTTCAGCGGTTGATTCAAACCGGTGCGGTGTTTGAATATGAGCAAGTCTATCATGATCACTTTTATGGGTCTCCTCGGGAATTATTTGTCCCCGACCATGACGGTATTATCGAACTGGATTATAAAGGGCGGCTGAAATATGAATCGCGACATCGTCGGGTCGTCTCGATTTTCCTGCTTCCGCCGTCGTTAGAGGAACTTCGGCGGCGTATCTTATCCCGGTCCGAGGTATCCAACTTGGATGCTCGGCTGGCGAATGCTGTGGAACAACTACGGCATGCCCGCAGTTATGACTACATCGTAAAAAATGACGACTTGGACACGTGCATCGAACGGGTCGAATATATCATCCGCACCGAGCGAATCCGTCGGCTAGGCCAGCACGAATTGGATAAGATGCTGGCAGATTTGCGTGAGGGCGGTTGA
- a CDS encoding 2-nitropropane dioxygenase precursor (PFAM: 2-nitropropane dioxygenase~COGs: COG2070 Dioxygenase related to 2-nitropropane dioxygenase~InterPro IPR004136~KEGG: sth:STH2571 putative enoyl-(acyl-carrier-protein) reductase~PFAM: 2-nitropropane dioxygenase, NPD~SPTR: Putative enoyl-(Acyl-carrier-protein) reductase) — MNPATRLTAVLGIRYPVIQGGLAYLARAGLAAAVSNAGGLGQITATTLESPEALAAEIAEVRRLTSEPFGVNFAIGHRPIDDLLDQALDLKVPVVSLTGGNPAPYVDRIKARGARLMVLVAGVRAGLKAESLGADVVIGVGVEGGGHLGRDDIGTFVLTRRLVEVLRVPVVASGGIGDGRQLVAALALGAAGIEMGTRFVATQECLAHERYKAALVNAEIHETRVIERSLGRPGRALPSPHVDRILATEAEKPDFAALYPLISGEANYRAAVNGDMENGFAWAGQVAGLIHDIPSVAELFDRLRQEARQAQQEMCGWTMD, encoded by the coding sequence ATGAATCCGGCGACTCGATTGACGGCGGTGTTGGGCATTCGTTATCCCGTTATTCAGGGCGGGCTGGCCTATCTGGCGCGGGCCGGCTTGGCGGCCGCGGTATCGAATGCCGGCGGACTGGGGCAAATCACCGCCACAACGTTGGAGTCCCCGGAGGCGTTGGCCGCGGAAATTGCCGAGGTCAGACGCTTGACATCCGAGCCCTTTGGCGTGAACTTTGCCATCGGCCATCGGCCAATCGATGACTTACTGGATCAGGCGCTGGATTTAAAGGTTCCGGTGGTGTCGTTGACCGGCGGTAACCCCGCTCCCTACGTCGACCGCATTAAGGCCCGGGGGGCCCGTTTGATGGTGTTGGTGGCCGGTGTCCGGGCCGGGCTAAAGGCGGAGTCGTTAGGCGCGGACGTGGTGATTGGGGTTGGGGTTGAAGGCGGCGGCCATTTGGGCCGCGATGATATCGGCACCTTCGTGTTGACCCGACGGCTGGTAGAAGTTCTTCGGGTGCCGGTCGTGGCCTCCGGGGGAATCGGTGATGGGCGTCAGTTGGTTGCGGCGCTGGCGCTGGGCGCGGCCGGCATTGAAATGGGAACCCGTTTCGTGGCCACGCAAGAGTGTCTGGCGCATGAGCGGTATAAAGCGGCCCTGGTTAATGCGGAAATTCACGAAACCCGCGTCATCGAGCGTTCGTTAGGGCGTCCGGGGCGGGCTCTGCCGTCGCCCCACGTCGATCGGATTCTCGCCACAGAAGCCGAAAAGCCCGATTTTGCCGCGCTATATCCTCTGATTTCCGGGGAGGCTAATTATCGGGCTGCCGTCAACGGGGATATGGAGAACGGGTTTGCCTGGGCCGGGCAAGTGGCAGGGCTCATTCATGACATTCCGTCGGTGGCCGAGTTATTTGACCGGTTGCGACAAGAGGCTCGGCAAGCACAACAGGAGATGTGCGGTTGGACGATGGATTAG
- a CDS encoding histidine triad (HIT) protein (PFAM: HIT domain~COGs: COG0537 Diadenosine tetraphosphate (Ap4A) hydrolase and other HIT family hydrolase~InterPro IPR001310~KEGG: afr:AFE_3302 HIT family protein~PFAM: Histidine triad (HIT) protein~SPTR: Histidine triad (HIT) protein), with amino-acid sequence MPSIFTQIVEGRIPSHRIRENDRFLAFLDIRPVNPGHTLVIPKVEVDHFFALSDDLLAEILVFARPISEAIQRVTGAARIGAVVAGFDVPHAHLHLIPVNSMAELTFERARPASQEDLAAMARKIREALPA; translated from the coding sequence ATTTTTACCCAAATTGTTGAAGGTCGGATACCGAGTCACCGCATTCGGGAAAACGACCGGTTTTTGGCGTTTTTGGACATTCGCCCGGTCAATCCGGGGCATACCCTCGTTATCCCGAAAGTCGAGGTCGATCACTTCTTTGCCTTAAGCGATGACCTCTTGGCCGAAATTTTGGTGTTTGCCCGGCCGATATCCGAGGCCATTCAACGGGTGACCGGGGCGGCCCGGATTGGAGCGGTGGTTGCCGGATTTGACGTGCCTCACGCCCACTTGCACCTCATTCCCGTGAATTCCATGGCCGAATTGACATTTGAACGAGCGCGCCCGGCAAGCCAGGAGGACTTGGCGGCTATGGCCCGCAAGATTCGTGAGGCGTTACCGGCATGA